Proteins from a single region of Bacillus sp. (in: firmicutes):
- a CDS encoding normocyte-binding protein, with product MKETILDRLQRMENLEERKLLKDIVSGVFMNLVEYQEDMNRKLEERVFSELEDLDDRFDIYCTICSRDNIDPIHEFLFPMIPKDLEKDSFTIQEQLDSVGMHGEFNLFTIYLQCEFPKIKELLDSQRLFAGVIVTTSGKYDVNIMLKQNKTYIEEIEKLYHLFLLNGLSWKTVNHPFAYKFFDVIITDFPCLKEEEEIIEISYDLEEYEAYKKINMIPLWNIEKLTVKSSGFPSPAKDKVNYEHTISIRKMGEQNGYLVDSDEKDIRYVKRSKDVVTVVSAHDKSGLWNLLKIAKPLKKTVDDRQGYALVSNRRNNHFIQKYAQKNTMAIRTKSEVMRIINSFEAAKDLELVDIDLQDIYIAKEICYPMNAFLIDNIRVEKDKKIMIFRFKAQVERNFILNDTLSFLTSEAQMYFPEYKCVGEWA from the coding sequence ATGAAAGAGACTATACTGGATCGGCTGCAGAGAATGGAAAATCTTGAGGAGCGTAAATTACTAAAGGACATTGTAAGTGGTGTTTTTATGAATTTAGTCGAATACCAGGAGGATATGAACAGGAAATTAGAGGAGCGGGTTTTTAGTGAATTAGAGGATTTGGACGATAGATTTGATATTTACTGTACCATTTGCAGCAGAGATAATATAGACCCTATTCATGAATTCCTGTTTCCTATGATTCCAAAGGATTTAGAGAAGGATTCCTTTACTATACAAGAACAGCTTGATTCGGTTGGCATGCATGGAGAGTTTAACCTTTTTACTATATATTTGCAGTGTGAGTTTCCGAAAATAAAAGAGCTACTAGATAGCCAAAGATTGTTTGCTGGAGTAATTGTTACAACAAGCGGGAAATATGACGTTAACATAATGCTGAAACAAAACAAAACCTATATAGAAGAAATCGAAAAACTATATCATTTGTTCTTATTAAATGGGCTTTCTTGGAAAACGGTCAACCATCCGTTTGCTTATAAATTTTTTGATGTTATTATAACTGATTTTCCCTGCTTGAAAGAAGAAGAGGAGATCATCGAGATTAGCTATGATTTGGAGGAATACGAAGCCTATAAAAAAATAAATATGATTCCACTATGGAATATTGAAAAACTTACCGTGAAAAGTTCAGGCTTTCCAAGTCCTGCGAAAGATAAAGTGAATTATGAACATACTATTTCTATCCGAAAGATGGGCGAACAAAATGGCTATCTTGTTGATTCAGATGAAAAGGATATTCGCTATGTAAAACGTTCAAAAGATGTAGTGACTGTTGTTTCTGCACATGATAAATCAGGGCTGTGGAATTTGCTCAAGATTGCAAAGCCTTTAAAGAAAACTGTTGATGATAGGCAGGGATATGCCCTTGTCTCAAACCGAAGAAATAATCACTTTATCCAGAAATATGCACAAAAGAATACGATGGCTATAAGAACGAAGAGTGAAGTGATGAGGATTATTAACTCCTTTGAAGCAGCTAAAGATCTTGAGCTAGTGGATATAGATTTACAAGATATATATATTGCCAAGGAAATATGCTACCCCATGAATGCCTTTCTAATTGATAATATCAGGGTGGAAAAGGATAAGAAAATAATGATTTTCCGTTTCAAAGCTCAAGTAGAAAGAAATTTTATATTAAATGATACGCTGAGTTTTCTCACCTCTGAGGCTCAGATGTATTTCCCGGAGTATAAATGTGTAGGGGAATGGGCATGA